The following are from one region of the Corylus avellana chromosome ca1, CavTom2PMs-1.0 genome:
- the LOC132167816 gene encoding uncharacterized protein LOC132167816, translated as MTVLHSLSVSSFNSFEFLCVGREREREREREMVNIFAVYRPLLRGLLSLAGVRPQMVEIEPGTAMHFWVGNDVAKNKQTKPKPAVVFLHGFAADGIITWQFQVFALARNYRVYVPDFLFFGGSLTDKPDRSPEFQAECLAKGLRKLGVERCTLVGLSYGGMVGFKMAQMYPDLVESMVVTCSVMALTESISGAALERIGFNSWPEYLLPDSVKGVELLFDVATYKLPKIPNFIFKHYLEAMFDNRKEKVELLKALVTDDKDFNLPHYPQRVHLLWGENDIIFTMEVAKNLKRQLGDTATLQYIEKAGHLVEMERPFVYNKHLKEILATLMEEGNKKQ; from the exons ATGACTGTCCTACATTCTCTTTCAGTTTCTTCATTCAATTCCTTTGAGTTTTTGTGTgttggaagagagagagagagagagagagagagagagatggtgaaCATTTTTGCAGTATACAGGCCACTGTTGCGTGGACTATTGAGTCTAGCTGGGGTGAGACCACAAATGGTGGAAATAGAACCAGGAACAGCCATGCACTTCTGGGTCGGAAACGACGTCGCCAagaacaaacaaaccaaacccaaGCCTGCTGTTGTTTTTCTTCATGGGTTTGCAGCCGATGGCATTATAACATGGCAGTTCCAAGTCTTTGCTCTTGCGAGAAACTACAGAGTTTATGTGCCGGATTTCCTCTTCTTTGGCGGTTCACTCACCGACAAACCAGACCGTTCGCCTGAGTTTCAAGCCGAGTGTTTGGCCAAGGGTCTGAGGAAGCTGGGCGTGGAGAGGTGCACGTTGGTGGGGTTGAGCTATGGAGGGATGGTTGGGTTCAAGATGGCTCAGATGTACCCGGATTTGGTTGAGTCAATGGTGGTGACATGCTCTGTCATGGCCTTGACCGAGTCTATCAGCGGTGCAGCCCTTGAGAGGATCGGGTTCAATTCCTGGCCCGAGTATTTGCTTCCGGACTCGGTCAAGGGGGTTGAATTGCTATTTGACGTTGCCACCTACAAGCTTCCAAAGATCCCtaatttcattttcaaacaCTATTTGGAG GCAATGTTTGACAATAGAAAGGAGAAAGTCGAACTACTCAAGGCTTTGGTCACTGATGACAAGGACTTTAACCTACCTCATTACCCACAG AGGGTACATCTCCTGTGGGGAGAGAATGACATCATCTTCACCATGGAAGTTGCCAAAAACTTGAAGAG GCAACTGGGAGACACAGCTACGCTCCAATACATTGAGAAAGCAGGCCACCTTGTTGAGATGGAACGACCATTCGTCTACAACAAACACCTCAAAGAAATTCTTGCAACTTTAATGgaagaaggaaacaaaaaacaGTGA
- the LOC132167412 gene encoding uncharacterized protein LOC132167412 — translation MVKIFAVYKKLLRGLMSIAGVKPQMVEIEPGTAMHFWVGNDVAKNKQTKPKPAVVFLHGFAADGIITWQFQVFALARNYRVYVPDLIFFGGSLTDKPDRSLEFQAECLAKGLRKLGVESCTLVGFSYGGMVGFKMAQMYPELVESMVITGSVMALTKSFSCAALETIGFNSWSDLLLPNSAKGVQLLYEIATYKLPKIPNFIYKNYLEVMFDNRKEKVELLRALEIDDKDFTLPHNYPQRVHLLWGGNDMIFTREVANNLKRQLGDTATLQYIEKAGHLVQIERPCIYNRLLKQILAPPGEDRLKRH, via the exons atggtgaaGATTTTTGCAGTATACAAGAAACTGTTGCGTGGACTAATGAGTATAGCTGGGGTGAAACCCCAAATGGTGGAAATAGAACCAGGAACAGCCATGCACTTCTGGGTCGGAAACGACGTCGCCAagaacaaacaaaccaaacccaaGCCTGCTGTTGTTTTTCTTCATGGGTTTGCAGCCGATGGCATTATAACGTGGCAGTTCCAAGTCTTTGCTCTTGCGAGAAACTACAGAGTTTATGTGCCGGATTTGATCTTCTTTGGCGGTTCACTCACCGACAAACCGGACCGGTCGCTGGAGTTTCAAGCCGAGTGTTTGGCCAAGGGTCTGAGGAAGCTGGGTGTGGAGAGTTGCACCTTGGTAGGGTTCAGCTATGGAGGGATGGTTGGGTTCAAGATGGCTCAGATGTACCCGGAGTTGGTTGAGTCTATGGTGATCACAGGCTCTGTCATGGCCTTGACCAAGTCTTTCAGCTGTGCTGCCCTTGAGACGATCGGGTTCAATTCCTGGTCCGACCTTTTGCTTCCGAACTCGGCCAAGGGGGTTCAATTGCTTTATGAGATTGCCACCTACAAGCTGCCCAAGATTCCTAATTTCATTTACAAAAACTATTTggag GTAATGTTTGACAACAGAAAGGAGAAAGTAGAACTACTCAGGGCTTTGGAGATTGATGACAAGGACTTTACCCTACCACATAATTACCCACAG AGGGTACATCTACTGTGGGGAGGGAATGACATGATTTTCACCAGGGAAGTTGCCAACAACTTGAAGAG GCAACTGGGAGACACAGCTACGCTGCAATACATAGAGAAAGCAGGTCACCTTGTTCAGATTGAACGGCCATGCATCTACAACAGGCTCCTCAAACAAATTCTTGCCCCTCCAGGAGAAGATAGGCTCAAAAGACACtga
- the LOC132167414 gene encoding protein RADIALIS-like 1 — protein MASSSLSKQSSSSSWTAEQNKRFEKALALYDKETSDRWQNVAKAVGGKTTEEVKRHYEILLEDLRHIECGLVPIPKYRSNGSINNLEEEERLLKYLKLR, from the exons ATGGCTTCAAGCTCTCTCAGTAAGCAAAGCTCCAGCTCCTCCTGGACGGCGGAGCAGAACAAACGGTTTGAAAAGGCACTGGCGTTGTACGACAAGGAAACCTCGGACCGGTGGCAGAATGTAGCCAAGGCTGTCGGTGGGAAAACGACGGAGGAAGTGAAAAGACACTATGAAATCCTTTTAGAGGATCTCCGGCATATCGAGTGTGGTCTTGTTCCCATTCCCAAGTACAGGTCCAATGGAAGCATCAACaatcttgaagaagaagaaag GCTTTTGAAGTATCTTAAGCTGCGGTAA